The following coding sequences are from one Chloroflexaceae bacterium window:
- a CDS encoding SIS domain-containing protein produces the protein MAQFRDQLDELAAVLRAFALQAARVDAVVAHVAEALLAGRTLFTCGNGGSAADALHLAEELVGRYRADRRPLPAVCLNADASALTCIANDYGYEAVFARQLTALARPGDVLVVFSTSGNSPNILHALRAARERGVIGVALLGKDGGAAALLADHSIIVPSANGARIQEVHGLILHAICEAVEVRLLAAS, from the coding sequence ATGGCCCAATTCCGCGACCAGCTCGACGAGCTTGCCGCCGTGCTGCGCGCCTTCGCGCTCCAGGCCGCCCGGGTGGACGCCGTGGTTGCGCATGTGGCCGAGGCGCTGCTGGCCGGGCGCACCCTGTTCACCTGTGGCAACGGCGGAAGCGCCGCCGATGCCCTGCACCTGGCCGAGGAACTGGTGGGCCGCTACCGCGCCGATCGGCGTCCGCTGCCCGCGGTGTGCCTCAACGCCGACGCCAGCGCGCTGACCTGCATCGCTAATGATTATGGCTACGAGGCGGTGTTCGCCCGCCAGCTCACCGCCCTGGCCCGTCCCGGCGACGTGCTGGTGGTCTTCAGCACCTCCGGGAACTCGCCCAACATCCTCCACGCCCTCCGCGCCGCGCGAGAACGGGGCGTCATCGGCGTGGCCCTCCTCGGCAAAGACGGCGGCGCCGCCGCCCTGCTGGCCGATCACTCCATCATCGTGCCCTCCGCCAACGGCGCGCGCATCCAGGAGGTCCACGGCCTCATCCTCCATGCCATCTGCGAGGCGGTCGAGGTCCGACTCCTGGCCGCCTCTTGA